Genomic window (Candidatus Hydrogenedentota bacterium):
AGGAGATCTCAATCGTTCTCAAATCTCCGCTTTCAGCGCTCTGACAACATCACGCTACATCGCCGACATTTAGGCGAAAAGTGCGAACATTCTTCGGTATCTTCGACAAAAACGATACATAGCGGTCCGAACCAGACAAGGAGGGTAAGCGAATGGGAACCAGAATAGTACTCGTGCTCGGGCTTGGTGTTTTCGTCTCGTTTTGCACGCACGCCGCAGAGCCATCGGCTTCACAGCGGTGGGATTTCGAGGATGTAGCCGTTGGCAAATTGCCCGAGGGTTGGAGAGTGGAAGGGACAAACCAGGATGGCCCACTCGCGACATGGGAAGTCGTCATGGAGAAAGACGCCTCGAAGGAATCCAAGGCCCTCGCGCTTACCAAGCCGAACCATACGACTCGAGGCACGTTTAACCTGTGCTGGACCGACAAGGTCCGATTCAAGGACGGCGAAATCTCGGTCCGGCTGAAGGGAAACACCGGCGAAGTGGATCAGGGAGGCGGCGTGATTTGGCGCGCGCGGGACAAAGACAACTACTACATCTGCCGCGCCAACCCTCTCGAGAACAACCTGCGATTGTACTGGGTGAAGGAGGGCAAGCGTACGATGCTCAAGAGCGAGGAGATCGACATGCCGGCCGGACAGTGGCACACCCTGCGAATAACTCAGGACGGCGCCCGCATTCAGTGTTTTCTGGGCGATGCGATCGCCATGGAGGTGGAGGACACTACGTTCACCGAACCGGGTGGTATTGGGCTGTGGACCAAGGCCGACGCAGCCACGTCGTTCGATGATCTGGAAATTCGTCCCCGCGCAGCCTCCGAGGCGCCTTCACCGTCGGCGACGAGCAAGTGACATACGATTGGAGGGACGAGCTATGTTGCAGAATCGCTGCTTAGGGGCCGTGTACGCCGCGATCATATTGGCGATCGCCGCGGGGGCGGAACTCGACACCGCGAAGATCGAGGAAGCCGCCGGAGCGAAAGGGACGCTGAATCACGAAGAGGGCGTATTCAAGGTGACGTATCCGCGCAAGGACGTGACAGTCCGCGTTGACGGGACCGTGCTGCCGCCGTTCATGGGGTTGACAAGCTGGGCCGCGTTCAAAGAGGGGGAAAAAGCGCAGGCCATGGTGATGGGGGACATGGTGCTCTTTCAGGACGAGGTGAATCCCGCGATGAGCGCCGCGCTCGAGAACGGACTGGCCGTTACGGCGTTGCACAACCATTTCTTCTATGACGAGCCCAAGGTGTACTTCATGCACATCGGCGGGGAGGGAGAGGCTGTCGCATTGGCTGCCGCCGTTAGGAAGGTACAAGAGACGGTAGGCGAGGTCCGCGCCGCTTCTCCGAAGGTCGCGGACAGTTTTGGGCAAAAGGCGTTGACGGCCGAGAGCGCCATTTCACCCGGCCCGCTGGAGGAATTGCTTGGGAAAGGACAGGTCAACGATGGGATGTACAAGGTCGTAATCGGGCGGACGACGAAGATGCCTTGCGGCTGCGAGGCCGGTAAGGAGATGGGCGTCAATACCTGGGCCGCCTTCTACGGCACGGACAGCGACGCGCTGGTAGACGGCGACTTCGCGGTTTTCGAAGGCGAGCTTCAGCCGGTGCTGTCGTCGCTGCGAAAGTCGGGAATCAACATCGTTGCGATCCACAACCATATGGAGTCCGAGAACCCGAGAGTGTTGTTCCTGCACTACTGGGGCCGAGGCGTTGCCGCTGAGTTGGCGAAGGGCCTTCGGGCGGCATTGGACATCATCGAGAAGAGGTGAACACTACACAATTTCCGGGACAACGAACGGAGCGTGATTGCGAAGGAAATCTCGAATGCGATACCTGCAAGTTCCACTCGGATGTTTTCTTGTCGTCATGATGGTCGCGGGTTGCGGTGGCACCGGCGTAGATGGCGGCCAAGTGGTTGTCTACACCAGCGTAGACCGCATTTTCTCGGAGCCGGTGCTGCAACTGGCCGAGCAAGAGCTTGGCACTCGCGTAGTTGGCGTGTACGACACGGAAGAGACGAAGAGCACCGGACTCGTGAACCGGATCATCGCAAAGAAAGAGAACCCCGACGGCGACATTTTCTGGAGCGGCGATCCGGGCCGGGCCGCCCTTTTGAAGTCGAAGAACCTGACCGCGCAGTATGAGAGTCCTGCCGCTTCAACGATTCCCGCATCGTTTCGTGACGGTGAAAGCCATTGGGTAGGCTTTTCGGCGCGCGCCCGCGTGTTGCTCGTGAACACCAATCTGGTATCTAACGAGAACGATCCCGCGAGTATTTGGGACCTCGCCAAGCCGGAGTGGAAGGACCGTGTAGCCATTGCCAACCCGCTGTTTGGCACGACGTCGTATCATATGGGGGCGTTGTTCGAGGCCCTGGGCGAGGACCGCGCCAGGGAGTGGTTGGCGGCGATGAAGGCAAACGGCGTCCGCGTCGTCTCGAGCAACGGCGAGGTGAAACGCCAAGTTTCGTCCGGCCAAGCCGCTGTCGGGCTTACCGACACGGACGACGCGGCTGAGGCCATCAAGGATGGTCAACCGGTGCGTGCCGTGTTTTTGGACCAGCAATCGGGCGACGGCGAACCGTTGGGAACGCTCGTAATGCCAAACACACTTTCGCTCATTCGCGGCGGGCCGAACCCGGACGCCGCGAAAAAAGTGTTCGACTTCCTGCTCTCGACTCGCGTGCAGGAAGCGCTGGCCGCTTCGTGCGCCCAGGCGCCGCTGAGTGCGGGCGTCAAGGCAACGCCCGGTGTAATAACGCTGGATGGCGTGGCGCCCATGCGGGTCGACTACGCGGCCGTCGCAGCACGGCTCGACGCCATAATGCCGGAGCTTAAGGCTTGGGCCGATTCGCCGTGAAGGCGGGCCGTGGAGGATTTATCCGCTCCGCCTGTTGGCTCCTATTGCTCTCGCCGGCGCTTGCATTCTCGATCGTCCCGCTGATTGCGTTATTCGGAGATGCCGCAGCGGAGTCCGTTCGCGGGCGGCACGCGCTGGCGGGGATCGCGTGGGATACGCTGACAACGACGACGGTGATGTGCGGTGGTGCGGCCATCGGCGCTACGGCGGTTGGCATATTCGCCGGATCCCTGCTCGGACACGCCGAGTGGCGGGGCCGATCGATGGTACGTTTGCTGCTCATTCTGCCGCTGCTTGTTCCGCCCTACCTGCACGCAATAGCGTGGACGAACCTCCTTCGCGCGAACGGACCGGTGGCGCGCGCGTTCAACACGGCCGGTCTTCCGGAGGAACAACTGACGAACTTCATTTACTCGCTTGGCGGAGCGGTATTCATTTACACCCTTGCCTACTTTCCGCTCGCGATGATCATGACGGAGAGGGCCCTGTACGCGATCCCACGTTCGCTTGTGGAAGCCGCGACCGTATATGGGGCGACTCGATTGCAGGTTTGGCGGCACGCGATATGGCCGCATATTCGGCCGGCAGCCGCGACGAGTGGGTTGGTGATCGTCCTGCTGACCAATTCCGAACTCGGTGTCCCGACAATTCTGTCGGTGCGGGCGTTCAATTTTGAAGTCCTCACGCAGCTTAGCGCATTCAACGACGTGCGGAGCGCAACGTTGCTGTGCGGTCCCCTGATCGTTATTGGGGCGGTGCTCGTCCTTGGGGAATTCCGGCTCGGGGGCGGCTCGACGTGGGAACGCCCTGAACTTGACTACCAAAAGGCGCCCCGCCAAACGTTCGGCAAATCGGTACCGCGCTTCCTCCTGCTGTTGCTTTGCGCAACAGCGGGCGCCGTCGTGCCGCTTACTTCCCTCGTTGTCGAATCGTGGGACGGGGCGGCGATTGCGAAAATGACGGCGCTCGCTGTCCGTCCGGCATTTGTAACGTACGGATACGTTTTGACCGCGACCCTCGTGAGCCTGGCATTTTCATTTTTCCTTGCGGCGCTTTTTCAGCAGGGAGAAGAGTACAAACGGCGCGTAACGGACGTGCTTCTCATGGCCGCGTTCGCCGTTCCGGGCGGAATATTGGCGCTCGCGCTGTTACGCCTGTATGGCCAAGGACCGGTTGCGCGATTCGGCGCGCCGGCGTTGCTGCTCATCGCCGCACTCGCCGCACGATTTCA
Coding sequences:
- a CDS encoding DUF1080 domain-containing protein; the protein is MGTRIVLVLGLGVFVSFCTHAAEPSASQRWDFEDVAVGKLPEGWRVEGTNQDGPLATWEVVMEKDASKESKALALTKPNHTTRGTFNLCWTDKVRFKDGEISVRLKGNTGEVDQGGGVIWRARDKDNYYICRANPLENNLRLYWVKEGKRTMLKSEEIDMPAGQWHTLRITQDGARIQCFLGDAIAMEVEDTTFTEPGGIGLWTKADAATSFDDLEIRPRAASEAPSPSATSK
- a CDS encoding extracellular solute-binding protein, whose protein sequence is MMVAGCGGTGVDGGQVVVYTSVDRIFSEPVLQLAEQELGTRVVGVYDTEETKSTGLVNRIIAKKENPDGDIFWSGDPGRAALLKSKNLTAQYESPAASTIPASFRDGESHWVGFSARARVLLVNTNLVSNENDPASIWDLAKPEWKDRVAIANPLFGTTSYHMGALFEALGEDRAREWLAAMKANGVRVVSSNGEVKRQVSSGQAAVGLTDTDDAAEAIKDGQPVRAVFLDQQSGDGEPLGTLVMPNTLSLIRGGPNPDAAKKVFDFLLSTRVQEALAASCAQAPLSAGVKATPGVITLDGVAPMRVDYAAVAARLDAIMPELKAWADSP
- a CDS encoding iron ABC transporter permease, with protein sequence MGRFAVKAGRGGFIRSACWLLLLSPALAFSIVPLIALFGDAAAESVRGRHALAGIAWDTLTTTTVMCGGAAIGATAVGIFAGSLLGHAEWRGRSMVRLLLILPLLVPPYLHAIAWTNLLRANGPVARAFNTAGLPEEQLTNFIYSLGGAVFIYTLAYFPLAMIMTERALYAIPRSLVEAATVYGATRLQVWRHAIWPHIRPAAATSGLVIVLLTNSELGVPTILSVRAFNFEVLTQLSAFNDVRSATLLCGPLIVIGAVLVLGEFRLGGGSTWERPELDYQKAPRQTFGKSVPRFLLLLLCATAGAVVPLTSLVVESWDGAAIAKMTALAVRPAFVTYGYVLTATLVSLAFSFFLAALFQQGEEYKRRVTDVLLMAAFAVPGGILALALLRLYGQGPVARFGAPALLLIAALAARFQIVTFRGFTQSLAQIPGELIEAAKIDGASSTQIVRSVLFPLIRLPALLLAAILVILGFSDLGSAILLYPPGGETLPVVLYAIEANAPRAEVSSLALVTLAALLIPLALVGTMIARLIRGDGR
- a CDS encoding DUF1259 domain-containing protein, yielding MLQNRCLGAVYAAIILAIAAGAELDTAKIEEAAGAKGTLNHEEGVFKVTYPRKDVTVRVDGTVLPPFMGLTSWAAFKEGEKAQAMVMGDMVLFQDEVNPAMSAALENGLAVTALHNHFFYDEPKVYFMHIGGEGEAVALAAAVRKVQETVGEVRAASPKVADSFGQKALTAESAISPGPLEELLGKGQVNDGMYKVVIGRTTKMPCGCEAGKEMGVNTWAAFYGTDSDALVDGDFAVFEGELQPVLSSLRKSGINIVAIHNHMESENPRVLFLHYWGRGVAAELAKGLRAALDIIEKR